From Thermodesulfobacteriota bacterium, one genomic window encodes:
- a CDS encoding sigma-70 family RNA polymerase sigma factor, with protein sequence MKHVEITEFEDLSDAPKNSEKQFEIESNMDFDLDEEKTEQESNDSIADYNNGAQYSQDSQHRLLNNYFKDISTEPLLNVREEIEIPAKIKKCEEKADQIRALLEEISNQSGREKDIAILNASHKAYSEKAKELKKRFANANLRLVISIAKRYISHGLPFLDLIQEGNIGLMRAIDRFDYTKGYRFSTYASWWIYQSITRAILVHKGVVRVPVYLLEVTSRVYRTRAILIKDTGRNPSPQEISEHSGVSVKYVKRILKITNDSVSLDSPIDGEKRTLYDFIENEESSSPDTLIVDQELKQSIRHSLSLLSEKEEEVLRMRFGIDRDDTVTLDDIGKKFKLTRERIRQIEKKALRKLSVCKMRKALRHFC encoded by the coding sequence ATGAAACATGTTGAAATCACTGAATTTGAAGACCTATCGGATGCACCTAAGAATTCTGAGAAACAGTTTGAAATAGAGTCAAATATGGATTTTGATCTGGATGAGGAAAAAACCGAGCAAGAATCCAATGACTCAATCGCTGATTACAATAACGGCGCTCAATATTCCCAGGATAGCCAGCACCGACTGTTAAATAATTACTTTAAAGACATTTCAACTGAGCCGCTATTAAATGTTAGAGAAGAAATAGAAATTCCCGCAAAGATCAAAAAATGCGAGGAAAAAGCGGATCAAATTAGAGCTCTTCTAGAAGAGATATCTAACCAAAGCGGAAGAGAAAAAGATATAGCCATATTAAATGCCTCACATAAGGCTTATAGTGAAAAAGCTAAAGAGCTTAAAAAGAGATTTGCTAACGCTAATTTAAGACTTGTTATAAGCATAGCAAAAAGATATATCAGTCATGGTCTTCCGTTTTTAGACCTCATTCAAGAAGGCAACATCGGGCTGATGAGAGCTATTGATAGATTTGATTATACCAAGGGCTATAGATTTTCTACATATGCTTCTTGGTGGATATATCAATCGATAACTAGAGCTATTTTGGTGCACAAAGGGGTTGTAAGGGTTCCTGTTTATCTGCTAGAAGTTACAAGCAGGGTATATAGAACAAGAGCTATTTTAATAAAAGATACCGGCAGAAATCCATCTCCCCAGGAAATTTCAGAGCACTCAGGCGTATCGGTAAAATATGTCAAACGAATATTGAAAATAACTAATGATTCAGTAAGTTTAGACTCTCCTATCGACGGGGAAAAAAGAACTCTTTATGACTTTATTGAGAATGAAGAGTCCTCATCACCTGATACTCTTATTGTGGATCAGGAGCTTAAACAAAGCATAAGACACTCGTTATCACTTTTGTCGGAGAAAGAAGAAGAAGTGCTCAGAATGCGCTTTGGCATAGATAGAGACGACACCGTGACACTAGATGACATCGGAAAAAAGTTTAAGCTAACCAGAGAGAGAATACGTCAGATTGAGAAAAAGGCTCTAAGAAAGCTTTCCGTATGCAAGATGAGAAAAGCTCTAAGGCACTTTTGTTAA